In one Nicotiana tomentosiformis chromosome 6, ASM39032v3, whole genome shotgun sequence genomic region, the following are encoded:
- the LOC138893456 gene encoding uncharacterized protein → MSWFQDGDRNMKFFHAQVNGRRRRLQLKRVHNSNGNWLEDIVDMADEVVIILQAQFHKELVPSAFSILDHVPSMINIDHNMDLIQQPTKEKVKLAVFGLYGERTGGPNGFTGYFFHFCWDIIGDDIVDMVKSFFNGHEFPRYADHTNLIENQRRTAWLFLTKVLREMGFKERFIGLIYGIVSNNWYSVLLNGQPHGYFKSTRGVKQGDPLSPTLFILAAEALSRV, encoded by the exons ATGTCATGGTTCCAAGATGGAGATAGGAATATGAAATTCTTCCATGCTCAAGTTAATGGTAGAAGAAGAAGACTACAACTGAAGAGAGTGCATAATTCTAATGGTAATTGGCTAGAGGACATTGTTGATATGGCTGATGAAGTAGTGATAATTTTACAAGCTCAGTTCCATAAAGAATTAGTGCCTTCAGCTTTTAGCATCCTTGATCATGTCCCTTCAATGATCAACATTGATCATAACATGGATTTAATACAACAACCTACCAAAGAAAAGGTAAAATTGGCAGTATTTGGTTTATATGGGGAACGTACAGGGGGTCCTAATGGCTTTACTggttattttttccatttttgttgGGATATAATTGGTGATGACATTGTAGACATGGTGAAATCCTTCTTCAATGGACATGAATTTCCCAGGTATGCGGATCATACTAATCTG ATTGAGAACCAAAGAAGGACTGCATGGCTTTTCTTGACTAAGGTGTTAAGGGAGATGGGATTTAAAGAGAGGTTTATTGGCTTGATATATGGGATTGTCTCTAATAATTGGTATTCTGTGTTGCTTAATGGGCAGCCTCATGGATATTTTAAATCTACAAGGGGAGTGAAGCAAGGTGATCCTTTATCACCTACTTTATTCATATTGGCGGCAGAAGCATTGTcaagggtttag